ATAATTGTAAATGGCGTGTCCCATATTTTTTAGTATATGAATCTCAGATTGTTGAATACCCAGGTCCTTCATTTTTTTATGAAGCGCATAGGCGTACGCGACATTTATTAATTCATCTTGTTCCCCATGAAACGTTAGCAATGGGGAAGCATTCTGTTGGATATCATCTGTATTTGATAGTCCTCCCCAAAAATTAACAACGCAGCGAATGGGCATTACTTTTTGCTTGGAGCGATAAGCCGTATATAGCGCTGTCATCGCCCCGGCAGAACCACCAGAAATAGCAACTCTGTTAGTATCCAACGCATAGGTTCCTGCGTTTTCTTTGATCCATTGCAATGCTAATTCGGTATCAGCAGACGCTATTTTTACCGCCGTTTCTAAACCGTCATGGAACTTTCCAGCTTTTGGAAGTCCGTCCTTCATATTGGCACCTGCAGATGCCCCTTGAATCTTATTTTGCTTTAAATAGAGATAGTAATTTATAGAGACTACCGCATAGCCTTTGATCGCAATTTTTTTGCATAACGCCACATTCCCTTTTGCACTCTTGTCGCCACCAGAAAAACCTCCTCCATGGATAAAAACTAACACTGGCAGCCTATTCGCAGACTTCAAATTGGGGAGATATAGATCTAATAATCGATCTGAAGACGTATCCTGGGCAATCCCCTCCGGCGCTGCAGCATACCTTATATCACGTTTTACCGTAACTACCGCAGTGTCTGAAACGGACTGTGCCTGTGAATACAGGAACGCATAAATGAGCATTGGTATCATTAGCATGATCCTAATTACAAATTGTTTGCGTCGCATATTATTTACGTTTTGTCTTGAATTCGCCATAGTTTTATATATCATTACTTTCCCGCCAGTGACAGCAGTTCCTTGGATAGAGATTTTATTAAGAGCCTTCTAAAAATTATAGTAGAGAAGTAAACCTAAATAAAGAATGCCTGAGCCATGGATAGAAACTGTTAATTGTCTTTATTGAATATACGACTTTATTTTTTGGGAAAATAAAGCGTTTTTGGCTACTTAATTAAACCTCAAACGTTTTTGATTAAAACATGCTAAATACGGCAATGATGCCATATAGGCTTATATCTTTCTTTTTAAATACTAGTTTCAAAGCTGCCATTGCTTTCGAACGAGCAAAGTATATGTTATTTGCCGTTGTACCTAGTGTCGTACAGATTTCATTGGTATCCATTCCTTCTAAATAAGTCATTCGAAATACTTCAGCTTGATATTTCGGCAGCTTATCCAGTTCCAATATAATTTGCTCAATAAGTTCTGAATAAATGATATCAGTTAGAACATCAGATCGATTTTCGATTTTATCCCA
The DNA window shown above is from Sphingobacterium hotanense and carries:
- a CDS encoding alpha/beta hydrolase encodes the protein MANSRQNVNNMRRKQFVIRIMLMIPMLIYAFLYSQAQSVSDTAVVTVKRDIRYAAAPEGIAQDTSSDRLLDLYLPNLKSANRLPVLVFIHGGGFSGGDKSAKGNVALCKKIAIKGYAVVSINYYLYLKQNKIQGASAGANMKDGLPKAGKFHDGLETAVKIASADTELALQWIKENAGTYALDTNRVAISGGSAGAMTALYTAYRSKQKVMPIRCVVNFWGGLSNTDDIQQNASPLLTFHGEQDELINVAYAYALHKKMKDLGIQQSEIHILKNMGHAIYNYITMNEINTIDKFLTSNMSVNE